The Archangium primigenium genomic interval TGGGCGCTGGCGGGAGGCGTCTTCGTCATGGCCACGCCGGACTTCCCGCACATGGCGGCCCGCTCCGGGCTGCTGTCCCGCGAGGGTCGGTCCAAGCCCTTCGCGGCGGACGCGGACGGGCTCGTGCCCTCCGAGGGTGTGGCGATGGTGATGCTCAAGCCGCTCGCGCGGGCGCTCTCCGATGGGGATCACCTCTACGGGGTCATCCGGGGCAGTGGGTGCGTGCAGGGCACCCGGCTTCCGGGTGAGCCGGGTGGCTCCGATGCGCGTGCGCAGGAGGACTTGCTGCGCGCGGTCCACCAGCGGGCGGGCATCGACACCGAGACCCTCTCCTACGTGGAGGCGCATGGCGCCGGTCCGCGGAGCGAGGACGAGGTGGAACTCGAGGCCCTTCGCCGGGTGTTCCAGGCGCGCACGTCCCGCACGGGCTTCTGCGCCCTGGGCTCGGTCACGGGCGTCCTGGGGCATGCGGTGTCGGCCTCGGGCATGGCGGGGTTGCTGAAGATCCTGCTCGCCTTCGAGCACCGACAACTGCCCGCCTCGTTCCCCACGCTCACGCCGACGGAGCTCCGCCGCTTCGAGCAGACGCCGTTCCGGGTGGACTCCCAGCCACGGCCCTGGGAAGGCGCGGAGGGCGCACCGCGCCGGGCCGCCCTCAGCGCGTTCGGCGACAACGGTACGGACTGCCACCTCGTGTTGGAGGAGCCGCCCGCGCGCGCTCCCCGTGCGGGCACGCCGGATCGGCCCGCGTACCTGTTCGTCTTGTCGGCGCGCACCGACGCGGCGCTCCGCCAGCTCGCCTCGGCGCTCACGGCGCGGCTGACGGACTGGCTGTCCGGCGACACGGCGCCCCATCCGGGAGACGTCGCCTACGCCCTGGCACGCAGAGCCGGAGCGGGGGAGAAGCGCGCGGCCTTCGTGGCCTCGGATCTCCAGGAGCTGAAGGCACGGCTGCTCGGGTTCCGGGACGCCTCCGGGACGCACGAGGCGGTGGGCTCCGCGAGGGCGGCGCTCTCCGGTGCGTCCTCCCGGGTGCTGTCCGGGCTGTCGGGACGACTGCTCCAGGACTTGAGTCCAGAGGCGCCGCGGGCCCTCTGGCGGGACACGCTCGAGGCGGTGGCCGAGTTCCACGGACTCGGCATGGACCTGGATCGCTCCGTGCTGTTCCCTCACGGGGTGTACCGCTGCGTTCCGCTTCCCTCGGAGCCCTTCGTCCGGGAGTCCTGCGGGATGGGGACCGACACCGCTCCGGGGGTCTCCGCTCCCGAGGCGCTCCCGTCGCCCGCCGTGCTCGCCCCGGTGGTGCGTGAAGACCTCCCGGCCGTGCCCATCCTGCTTCCCGAGAACGCGCTCCTGTTGGAGGAAGGCTGGCGCGCCGTGGAAGCGCCCGTTCGTGGTGAGGGGCTGGACCTCCAGGGCCTGCTGGTGGTCCTGGTCAACGCGGAGACCCTGCCCCTGGCGAGGACCGCCCTGGCCTCCTTCGAGGGCGTGCGCCCGCGATTCATCGCGGACTGCGGAATGCCCGGCGCGGGGGTCTACGCGCTCCTGGACTTCGACAACCACGAGGCGGGTGTCCGGCTCGGCGAGGAGCTCAACGCCAAGGCCGAGCCCCTCGCGGGCATCCTCGACCTCTCGGATCTCCGCGCCACGCCCGGAGACGAGGGCGAGGTCGCGCGCATGGACGCGCTCGGCCGCATCGGTCTGTTGCAGACGCTCCTCAAGCGCGTGCGGGGAGCATCCCTGTCGCTCCTGCACTTCACGCGCGGCCTGCGCACCTTCATGTCTCGGGGCCCGTTCGATCTGACGGGCGGCGTGATGGCGGCCCTGGTGAGCAAGCTGGGCACGGAGTACGCGGGCCTTCACGCGCGCACCGTGGACCTGGAGCGGCTCCCCGCCGACGCCGCCGCGCTGGCCACGATGATCAAACAGGAACTCCTCGATCGGGACTCGGGGGGCGAGGTCCTGCTCCGGGAGGGCGGCCGGTACGAGCCCGAACTGCGCCCGCTGCTGAGCACCCCGGCGCCCGCGCGGCGTCTGTCCGCCGACAAGGTGTATGTCATCACCGGGGGCGTGCGTGGCATCGGGCTGGAAGTGGCGCGGCACCTCGTGACGCGGGGCGCCCGTCGGTTGCTGCTCATGGGCGTGCAGCCCCTGCCGCCCCAGGAGGAGTGGACCGCGCTCCTCGCCCACCCGGGGACGGCCACGTCGCTGCGCGAGCGCATCGCCCCGCTGCGGGCCCTGGAGGCCCAGGGCGTGCGCCTGCGGGTCCACACGGGTCCGCTGACGGATGCCTCCGCGCTCGCCACCGTGCTGGCGGGGGTCCGGTCCTCGCTCGGGCCCATCGGTGGGTGCGTCCACTCCGCGGGCGCGGTCTTCTTCGATCCGCCCGCGTTCATCGGCAAGCCGCTGAGCCACCTGCGCGGGGTGTTGGAGCCCAAGGTGGACGGGCTGCGGGTGCTCGAACGCGCGCTCGCGCCAGACGCCCTCGAGTTCTTCGTCCTCTTCTCCTCGGTCTCGGCGCGGGTGCCGTCGTTGGCCGTGGGCATCGTGGACTACTCGGCCGCCAACACGTTCATGAACCTGCTGGCCGAGCAGCGCCGCGCCCTCGGCCGGACGCCCTACCAGTCCATCGTCTGGCCGAACTGGAGGGACGTGGGCATGGGCGAGGTGGGCAGTGCCGCCTACCGGGCCCTGGGCTTCACCGCGCACTCCACCGCCGACGGGCTGGCCCTGCTCGATGCGGCGCTGTCGTCCCAGCGGCCCGTCCTCCTGCCCGCCATCGTGGAGCCGAGCCGTTTCTCGTCCGAGGCCCTGCTGCGCTCGAAGGCCCGGCCGAGGGCGCCGCGTGCCGCTCCTCGGGAGGTGACGTCCGCCGGGGTTGCCTCCGAGACGCCTTCGGTGTCGGCGCCCACGCCTCGCGCTTCGGTGCACGCGGAGATGCGCGCCCATACCGAGCAATGGCTCCGTCAGTTGCTGGCGCGGGAGCTCAAGCTCGAGGAGGCCCGGATCGGGTCCGAGACGGACTTCGAGGCCCTGGGCGTGGACTCCATCCATGTGATCGAGCTGGTCACCAAGATGGATGAGTGGTTGGGCGTGAAGCTCGATCCGACGCTGCCCCTGGTGCACCGCACCCTCGCCCAGCTGCGCGATCACCTGGTGGAGGCCCACCCCGAGGCGGTGCTGGGCACCTTCGCGCCAGGCGCCGTCCTCGAAGCCGCGCCTCCACCCGCCGTCACGGTTCCGGACGCGCCGCCCCGCGCCGAGTCCTGGGCCGCCCCTCCCGTTGCGTCCGCGCCCGTGGCCGCTCCGTCGGGGCCGGAGCCCATCGCCGTGATCGGCATGGCGTGTCACTTCCCCGGCTCCCCCGACCTGGAGTCCTACTGGCGGGTGCTGCGCGAGGGGCGCGATCTCATCACGGAGGTGCCCGCCTCGCGCTGGCGGACCGCCGACGTGTACTCGAGCACGCACCAGCCCGGGCGCAGCATCGGCCGCTGGGGCGGCTTCATCGAGGGCATCGAGCAGTTCGATCCGGACTACTTCCACATCGCCCGGGAGGACGCCCCCTGCATCGATCCCCTGATGCGCCAGTTCCTGGAGGTCAGCGTGCAGTGCCTCCACCACGCGGGCTATGCCCCTCGGGAGGTGGCGGGACGGCGGGTGGGCGTCTTCGTGGGCTCGCGGATGAGCGGCTACGCCTCGCGCATGCCCGCGCCCACGCGCAATGGCGTCCTCGGCTCGGGCCAGAACTTCATCGCCGCGCACGTGTCGCACTTCCTCGACTTGAGGGGTCCGGGCCTGGTGGTGGACACCGCGTGCTCGTCCTCGCTCGTGGGCATCCACCTGGCCTGCCAGAGCCTGCTGTCCGGAGAGTCGGAACTGGCGCTGGCCGGGGGGGTGGACATCCTGCTCGACGAGGGCGTCTACCTGACGCTCAGCGAGAGCCGGGCCCTGTCGCGCGATGGCCGGTGCAAGACCTTCGACGAGAAGGCGGACGGCTTCGTGCCGGGGGAGGGCGCGGGCGCGGTGCTGCTCAAGCCCTTGAGCAAGGCCCTGGCGGAGGGTGACCGCGTCTACGGCATCATCGACGCGACGGCCGTCAACAACGACGGGCACACCATGGGGGCCACCACGCCCAATCCCGCGGGCCAGCGCGCCGTCATCCAGGAGGCCCTGCGCAAGGGCGGCGTGGATGCCCGGACCGTCAGCTACGTGGAGGCGCACGGCACGGGGACCATGCTCGGAGACCCCATCGAGCTCAAGGCGCTCACCGAGGTGCTGGCCCCCGCGGGCGCGCGTCCGGGCACCTGCGCGGTGGGCAGCGTCAAGAGCAACTTCGGGCACCTGCTGAGCGCGGCGGGCGTCGCGGGCTTCATCAAGGTGGTGCTGTCGTTGATGCACCGGGAGCTGCCGCCCACGCTGCACTGCACGACGCCCAACCCGCGCTTCCGCTTCGAGACCTCGCCGCTGTTTCCCAACACCACGCTCCGGGAGTGGGCGCCGCTGGAGGGCGTGCGCCGGGCGGGCCTCAGCGCGTTTGGCTTTGGCGGGACCAACGCCCACGCGCTCGTGAGCGAGGCCCCGGAGCACCAGCGGCCGATGCGCGCCCCCCTGCCGCCGGTGGTCTTCTCCCGCCAGCGCTACTGGCTGGAGGCCCCGGCGGGCCGCTCCGCTCCGGTGTCCGCCTCGGGGGGGACGGCGCGGCCGCGGCGTCCCCTCGTCGCCTTGGAGCTCGACGCGGTGGGGTGACTCAGCTCCAGCAGACCGGGAACGTGGACAGGCCGCGGAAGCTGAGGTTCATGTTCCAGTCCTCGTTCGGGCTCTTGGGGCGGATGTGGGGGATGCGCCGCAGGAGCGTCTCGAAGGCGATGGGGATCTCCGCGCGGGCGAGGAAGGCGCCCGGGCAGACGTGGATGCCGGCACCGAAGCCCAGGTGCGGGTTCTTCTCGCGCGCGAGATCCAGCTCGTCCGGCCGCTCGAAGATGGCGCCATCGCGGTTGGCCGCGGCCACGATGGGCATGATGCCCTGGCCCTTCTTGATCTGCTTGCCCCCGAGCTCGAAGTCACACGCGGCGATGCGCGTGGGCGCCTGGGCGGGAGAGGTGAAGCGGTAGAGCTCCTCGCTCGCGGCCCGGTTGAACTGGGGGTTCTTGCGCGCGCGCTCGAGCTGCTCGGGGTGCTTGAACAGGGCGAGCAGGCCCGTACTGATGACGTTCTGCGTGGTGGTATGGCCACCGGCGAGCAGCAACACCATCTGGGCCACGACCTCCTCCAGGGTGAGCTTGTTGTCCTCGCGCCACGCCTTGACGAGGTAGGAGATGAAGTCCTCGCGCGGCCGCTCGATGCGCTCGTTGATGGCGCGGGTGATGTAGTCGGTCATCGCCAGGAGCGCGTCCTGGCCCTTCTTCATGATGTCCAGGTTGTCGATGCGGCCCGTGGCGTGCGCCAGGTCCACGCTCCACTGCTTGAACGTGGCGAGGTCCGAGCGATCCATGCCCAGGATCTCCACGGCGAAGAGCAAGGCGGGCAGGGCATAGGCATAATCGTTGACGAAATCCATCTCGCCCCGGTCGTACACCTGGTCGATCAGCCAGTCCGCGGTCTGCTGCGCCCGCTGATGGATGTCCTTGATGTTGTCGGGACGGAAGGCCTGGTTGATGAGGCCGCGCAGGCGCTTGTGCTCGGGGTTGTCCTTCATCACCGCCCACATGGAGAAGTGGGTGATGATGGGACGCAGGTGCTGCATGAACTCCTCACGCACGACGAAGGTCTCGCTGCTCTGGCTGGAGAAGCGGGTCGTGTCCTTCAAGCCGGCCTGCACATCCTCGTAGCGGGTGAGCAGCCAATGCCGCGTCTCCTCGCTCCAATACACAGGCTCCTGCTCGCGCAGTTGCTTGTAGAAAGGATAGGGATTGATGTGGAATTCAGGGCTCAGGATGTTGACGTGCAGCTTCTGCTCCTGGCGCATGCAGGCTCCTCGATAGAGTTGTCGTGGGGGGATGAGACTGTCCGTGAAAGGGCTCGCGGACCCAGTCATGATAACCCAATCCAGTCGTATCCTCCGATGTGAATGCGGATTAATCTCCGCGGCTCGTGACGAAGGCGGGTGCAAGGCATGACGACGTTCGTTTTCCCCGGACAGGGCTCGCAGAAGCGAGGCATGGGCTTGGAGTTGCTCGCCAGGCAACACGAGCGCGTGGCGCAGGCGAACGCGTTGCTGGGTTATTCGCTGGCGGAGGTCTGTCAGGACGAGCGCCTGGACCAAACCCAGTACACCCAGCCCGTTTTGTTCGTGCTGAATGCACTGGCCTGGCTGGAGCGGCGCGAGCGCGATGGTCGCGATCCCGCGCGGGCCATGGGCCACAGCCTGGGCGAGTACAACGCCCTGTTCGCCGCGGGTGCTTTTGATTTCGCGACGGGTGTGCTCCTGGTGCGCAGGCGCGGGGAGCTGATGGCCCAGGCGAGCGGCGGGGGGATGGCCGCGGTGGTGGGCTTGTCCGTGGCGCGCATCCGCGAGGTGCTGGCCCACGAGGCCGTGGACTCCCTGGACCTGGCCAATGACAACACCCCCAGCCAGCAGGTGCTCTCCGGTCCGAAGGAGGACCTGGAGCGCGTGGCGCCCGCCCTGCGCGCCGCGGGCGCCAACGTGGTCCAGCTCAAGGTGAGCGCGGCCTTCCACTCGCGCTACATGCGCCCCGCGCGGGAGGCCTTCGCGGCGTTCCTGCGGGAGTTCACGTTCGCGCCCCTGCGCTTCCCGGTGATCTCCAACGTCGAGGCCCGTCCTTATGAGGAGGCCCGGCTGCCGGAGCTGCTGGCCCGGCAGATCGACTCGCCCGTGCGGTGGACGGAGAGCGTGCGCCATGTGCTCGCGCTGGGGGGGCAGGAGTTCGTCGAGGTGGGCCATGGCCAGGTCCTGACGGGGCTTATCAAGAAGATCCGACAGGAGACGCCCGCGCTCCCGCCGCCGCCCCCCGTGGCCGCGCGGGAGGAGGCCCGACTGCGCGCCGAGTCCCTGGGCAGTCGGGCCTTCCGGGATGCCTATGGGGTGCGCTTCGCCTATGTGGCGGGCTCCATGTACAAGGGCATCGCCTCGCGGGAGCTGGTGGTGCGCATGGGGCGCGCGGGCCTGCTGGGCTTCTTCGGCACGGGCGGGGTGCCGCTCGCGCGCATCGAGGAGGAGTTGAAGGCCATCCAGGCCGCGCTCCGTCCGGGCGAGGCCTACGGGATGAACCTGCTGCACAGCCTCGATCGCCCCGAGCGCGAGGAGCAGCTGGTGGACCTCTTCCTGCGCCGCTCCGTGTCCAACGTCGAGGCCTCGGCCTTCGTGCAGCTCACGCCCGCCCTGGTGCGCTACCGGGTGTCGGGGCTGCGGCGGCTCGACGACGGGCGGCTGCAGGTCCCGCATCGGCTCATCGCGAAGGTGTCCCGGCCGGAGGTGGCCCGGGTCTTCATGAGTCCACCTCCCGCGGAGATGCTCTCCGCCCTGGAGCGCGCCGGCCGCGTGTCCGCCGAGGAGGCCCGGCTCGCGCGCTCGCTGCCCATGGCCGATGACATCTGCGTGGAGTCGGACTCCGGAGGCCATACGGACCAAGGCGTCGCCAGCGCCCTGCTGCCCGCGATGATGCTCCTGCGCGACCGGATGATGGCCGAGCATGGCTATGCGACCCGGCTCCGCGTGGGCGCCGCGGGTGGAATCGGCACGCCGGAGGCCGCGGCGGCCGCGTTCGTGATGGGCGCGGACTTCATCGTCACCGGCTCCATCAACCAGTGCACCGTGGAGGCCGCCACCAGCGAGCCCGTGAAGGAGTTGCTGCAGACGCTCGACGTGCAGGACGTGACGTGCGCGCCCGCGGGCGACATGTTCGAGCTGGGCGCGAGGATCCAGGTCGTGCGCAAGGGCCTCTTCTTCCCCGCGCGCGCCAACCGCCTGTACGCGCTCTACCAGCAGCACGACGCTTGGGAGTCCCTGGACGCGGCCACGCGCCAGCAGATCCAGGAGAAGTTCTTCCGCCGCGGTTTCGAGGAGGTCTGGGCGGAGACCCGCCAGCACTACCTCAAGACCGACCCCGGTGTGGTGGAGCGCGCCGAGCGCAACCCCAAGAAGAAGCTGGCCCTGGTGTTCCGCTGGTACTTCGTCCACACCTCCCGCCTGGCGCTGAGCGGCAGCCGCGAGCAGCGCACCGACTACCAAATCCACTGCGGCCCGGCGCTCGGGGCGTTCAACCAGTGGGTGCGCGGCACGCCCCTGGAGTCGTGGCGCAACCGGCACGTGGACGAGATCGCCGTGAAGCTCATGGAAGCCACGGCGGACGGGTTGGAGCGGCGCTTCCAGGCCATGCGTCAGGGGGGCTGACTCAGTTCAGGATGGCGCTGAAGTAGGTGTCCAGGCCGTCCGGCGCACGCAGGGGGAATCGCGCGGCGATGTGCGCGTCGGGGCGGATCAGCACGCCCCCCGCGCCTCGGGCGCCCAGGGCCTGGTGCGCGCCCTGGTGGGGATCGCTCCAGACCTTGCCGAGCCCCTCGTCCTCCAGCGTCGGATCCGCTCGCCCGCCGAACACGAAGTGGACGCGGAGCTCCTCGCCGTAGCGCTTCCGGGCATGGGCTCCCAGGGTGCGCATCGCCGGGAGGTCGGGCCGCTCGCCGCCAAGCACCAACAGGGTGTGCCGGTCCGCCCGAAGGATGTCGTAGAGCGGCGTCCGGCGCTCGGCGTCCATCACGAAGTGGGGGGCCCGGTCGCCTGGCCGTGCCGTGTCGTGCTGGAAGACGCTCCGCGCGGGCGCCTTCTGCACCACGGGGCTGCGGCGGTAATGCACGCCCAGCTGGGAGGTGGCCAGGACGTTCTTCAGGTTCAGCGCGGGCAGGTTCAGCAGGTGGAGCTGTTTGCGCGCCAGATAGCGCAGCACGGGATTGGTGCCGAAGACGAGGGTGGTGAGCCGATCGTTCTCCGCGAACATGGACACGGCCGCCGCGTGGCGCTCCGCGTGGTAGCTGTCGAGCAGGGCCTCCCGGGCCTTGCCCCGCACGGCGAGGCCCAGCTTCCAGGCGAGGTTCAGGGCATCCACCGCGCCCGTGTTGAGCCCCTGGGCGGCGATGGGCGTGTTCACGTGGGCCGCGTCGCCCGCCACGAAGACGCGCCCCACCCGGAAGTGGGACACCAGGCGTTGACTGGGCCGGTAGTGGGTGAGCCACAGCGGGTCCTCGAGCCGCCAGTGGCCCAGGCCCAGGGGCGTCATGATCTCCCGGAACTCCTCCAGCGTGGGCACCTGACCCTTGTGGGGCGAGTCGGGCATGCGCGCGGAGATGAGCCGGTAGTAGCCCTGGCCCAGGTTCAGGACCACGAAGGGAAAGCGCTCGAGGATGAAGCCATGGCGCTCGTCGCGGGCCAGCGACATGTTGGGGATGCGCACGTCCGTCATGATCCAATGGTCGTCATGACGCGAGCCGGTGAAGGCCAGGTTCAAGCCCGCGCGCACCCGGCTGTGTCCGCCGTCGCAGCCCACCAGGTACGCCACCCGCACGTCCTCGCCCGGGCCGCCCGCGCGCACCAGTCGGGCCGTGACCCCGTCCTTGTCCTGACGGAAGCCCTCCAGGGCCGTGGCGCGCTCCACGCGGATGCCCCGCTCCTCGAGCACCCGCACCAACTCGCGCTCCGTCTGCCCCTGGTGCAGGTGGAGGTAGAAGGGGTAGTCGCTCGCCAGCCGGTCGTAGCGCAGCACGGTCACCCGCCGCGTTCCGACGTGCATGTTCATGGTGCGGTTGGCGACCCCGGCGCGCAGCAGCCGGTCCGTGACGCCCAGGAGCTTGTAGAGCTCCAGGGCGCGGGGCTGGAGGGTGACGGCCTTGGACTCACCCGAGAACGAGGCTTCCTTGTCGATGATGCGGACCGGGATGTCCTGCTGGGCGAGCGCCAACGCGAGGGTCAACCCCACCGGGCCCGCGCCCACGATCAACACCTCCGCCCGAGGCGTCATACCGCCTGCTCCCCGGCGCCCCGCCGCGGCTTCGGCAGACCCGAGAGGAAGGAGATGCGCGAGCCCATGAAGCCCGACAGCTGCCGCAGGTCCCAGTCATAGCCCTCGGAGCCCTCGACCTGCTGGATGAGCTCCCGCCACTCCTCCAGGTGATAGGCCCGCAGGTGGGACACCACGCCGTCGAAGAAGAAGCAGAAGGCGCCCACGGGGGCCACCAGGCCCAGCAGGGTGCGGCGGGGATTGAGCGGACGGATGCCGCCCAGGCTCAACCAGGCGCTGATCAGCGGCGTCGCGGCGGAGAAGCGCAGCAGCGACACGAGGTCGCGCTGCACGGGCTCCAGGAACACGATGGGCTGCCCCTTGTTCACCGCGTCGGCCAGGATGCCACGCACCTGGGCGGGCTCGAAGTGGTGCACGGCGTTGACGATGAGGCGCAGTCCCGACAGGTGCGCGGGAACGTCCAGCACGTCGACGGACTGCTCGACATGGCTCAGCCGGCCACCGCTCTCCCGCGCGAGCTCCTCGAACCGCTCCCGCGACGGGTGCTTGTCCGAGAGCTGGATGCGCACGTCCTCGCGGTCCAGGTGCCTGGACAGCTCCAGCATCAGCCCGCCATCCCCCGCGCACAACGCCTGGATGGACGTGAGGCCCCGCTGCTTCATCAGCTCGGCGAGCACGTCGAAGCTCCCGTCATACATCCGCAGCTGCACGGACATGTGGTGCAGGAACTCCATGATCGTCTTGCGCAGGGGGGAAGGCAGCCACGGCATGTCGTTGAATTCGAAGAGGTGGGCGCGTCGCATGGGGGAAGTCCTGGTCAGTCGGAGGAGGAGGGGGTGAGGGCGGAAGCGATCAGGCGCAGCAGCCAGGACTGGGCCTGGTCCGCGCGCAGGAAGAAGTGGTCACCGGGCGTCACGTGCTTGTGGAAGGCCGCGCTCGTGAGGGCACGCCACGCGGCCGAGGCCTCGTCGGTGATGCGGTCGTCGGAGGCCCCGTGCATCACGGTGATGGGGAAGTCGAAGGGCGGCTCGGGTTGGTAGCGGTAGCCCTCCATCAGGTGCAGGTCCGCGAGCATCATGGGCAGCAGCGCGCGGGCGAAGTCGGAGTCGCCTCCCGCCATCATCCGTCCCTCGGCCGTGCCCATCGCGATGTCGAGCAGGGGGCCCGGCGCCTCGCGGGTGTCGGGGGCGGGAATGCCCTCGAAGCCAGCCGCGCGGAAGCGCTGCCGCAGGCCTTCCAGGTAGGGACTAGGGGTGAGGAAGGGCGCGCCGAAGCCTCCCACCAGCAGGTGCTGGGGGCTGGGCAGGCCCCGGGCGCGCAGCCGACTGGCGACGAGGTACGCGAGCAGCGCGCCGAGGCTGTGGCCGTAGAAGGCGAACGGCAGGTCGAGGTGGGGCCGCAGCGCGGACTCGAGCTGGGACAGCAGGAGGTCGAGCCGCGCGATGGGCGGCTCCTGGATGCGCGTCTCGCGCCCTGGGAGCTGGAGAGGCCAGACCTCGATGTGCTCGGGCAGCCGCGCCCAGTCCAGGTACAGCGAGGCCCCACCGCCCCCGTAGGGGAAGCAGAACAGCCGCACGGTGGGCCGGGCCCGGCGCACCACGTGGGCGAACCAGGCGTCCGGCGAGGCGGAGGCCACGGGGGCGGAGGCGGGAGCACGCTCGGGGGCGAGCTCGCGCAGGAGCAGACCGGTGAGGGTGTCGATGCTCGGCCCCTCGAGCATGAGCTCGGCCGGGACGCGCAGCGACAGCCGCTCCTCGATGTCCCGCCGCAGCGACAGCCCCGTGATGGAGTCGAAGCCCAGGTCACGCAGGGGAATGCCGGTCGGCAGGGTGTCCCGCTCCATGTCGAGGTGATGCGCGGCGCGGGTGCTCAGGAAGTCGGTGAGCCAGGCGCGGCGGGCCTCCGTGTCCATCCCAGCGAGGGGGCCGGACTCGACGGCCACCGGACGCGCGGGAACGGGCGCCTCGCCCAGGGCCCGCTCCAGGGCCTCCACGCGCTCGGCGCTCAACAACTGCAACTGGTGACCCCGGGCCTCGGCGACGAGCCGGCCGGTGCCATCGAACAGGCGGAAGTGGCCGGTGATGCGGCCGTTCGCGTCGGGCGGCTCGGGGAAGGCGATGTGGCAGCGCAGCGTGTCCCCGCTCGGGGCGTGGTGGAGCTGGAAGGACTCCCAGCCCACCACCATGAAGCGCATGCGGCCCTGGAGATGGGCGGCGCCCGCCACCGCCAGGAGCTGGGCGCAGGCGTCGAGTACGCCCGGATGGAAGCCCAGGCCCTGGGGCTCCCGCTCCGTGGCGGGCACCCGGCGGAAGCGCGCCACGGCCTCGCCCTCGCGGAAGTGGACCTCGTCCACCCACTTCACGCTCTCGCCCAGCTCGAACGACAGCTCGGCGAGGCGCCGGTAGAAGGTGTCACCGTCCCACCGCGTGCCGCCCTCCCACTCCGAGGGCGGCCGCTGCTCCTCGGGGAGCGCGGGCTCGAGCAGGGCCTGGGCATGGAGCGTCCACTGGGCCCGTTCCCGCTCGAAGCCGTGGAGCAGCAGCCGCGCGCGTCCACCGTCGAGGGGCTCGACCACGAGCCGCACGTCGCGCTCCTCCTGGGGCTTCACCTGCAAGGCGACGAGGTAGCGCACCTCGCGCAGCACGAAGGAGCGCAGGCCGAG includes:
- a CDS encoding FAD-dependent monooxygenase; translation: MTPRAEVLIVGAGPVGLTLALALAQQDIPVRIIDKEASFSGESKAVTLQPRALELYKLLGVTDRLLRAGVANRTMNMHVGTRRVTVLRYDRLASDYPFYLHLHQGQTERELVRVLEERGIRVERATALEGFRQDKDGVTARLVRAGGPGEDVRVAYLVGCDGGHSRVRAGLNLAFTGSRHDDHWIMTDVRIPNMSLARDERHGFILERFPFVVLNLGQGYYRLISARMPDSPHKGQVPTLEEFREIMTPLGLGHWRLEDPLWLTHYRPSQRLVSHFRVGRVFVAGDAAHVNTPIAAQGLNTGAVDALNLAWKLGLAVRGKAREALLDSYHAERHAAAVSMFAENDRLTTLVFGTNPVLRYLARKQLHLLNLPALNLKNVLATSQLGVHYRRSPVVQKAPARSVFQHDTARPGDRAPHFVMDAERRTPLYDILRADRHTLLVLGGERPDLPAMRTLGAHARKRYGEELRVHFVFGGRADPTLEDEGLGKVWSDPHQGAHQALGARGAGGVLIRPDAHIAARFPLRAPDGLDTYFSAILN